In Ruminococcaceae bacterium BL-4, one DNA window encodes the following:
- the speE gene encoding spermidine synthase; polyamine metabolism (Evidence 2a : Function from experimental evidences in other organisms; PubMedId : 9723923, 26735940, 28546427, 28807600; Product type e : enzyme): protein MELWFTEAHTPFVDFSIKVDRQLFSGQSDFQRIDVFDSKEFGRFLTLDGYMMLTEKDEFIYHEMITHVPMAVHPHVKNVLVIGGGDGGVVRELTRYPNIKSIDLVEIDELVVEVCKKYLPQTSCRLSDPRVHIFYEDGLKFIRSCNDQYDLIIVDSTDPFGPGEGLFTREFYGNCYKALHEDGILINQHESPFYDGDAAAMQRAHKRIVESFPISRIYQAQIPTYPSGYWLFGFASKKYHPVHDLNAAAWNLLGISTRYYNTKLHAGAFALPTYVEELLHDVE, encoded by the coding sequence ATGGAACTTTGGTTTACTGAAGCGCATACCCCATTTGTTGATTTCTCGATCAAGGTAGATCGTCAGCTTTTTAGTGGACAAAGCGATTTTCAGAGGATCGATGTGTTTGATTCTAAAGAATTCGGCCGCTTTTTAACGCTGGACGGCTATATGATGCTGACCGAAAAAGATGAATTTATCTATCACGAAATGATTACCCACGTACCGATGGCCGTTCATCCTCATGTAAAAAATGTTCTGGTGATCGGCGGAGGTGACGGTGGAGTTGTACGGGAATTGACCCGTTATCCGAACATTAAATCAATCGATCTTGTAGAAATCGATGAATTGGTTGTAGAAGTCTGCAAAAAATATCTTCCGCAGACTTCGTGCCGTCTTTCTGATCCGCGGGTTCATATTTTCTATGAAGATGGGCTTAAATTTATCCGCTCCTGCAATGATCAATACGATTTGATTATTGTAGATTCCACTGATCCTTTTGGTCCGGGAGAAGGACTTTTTACGAGAGAATTTTATGGGAACTGCTATAAAGCACTTCATGAAGATGGAATTCTCATCAATCAGCATGAAAGCCCTTTTTATGATGGCGACGCTGCTGCTATGCAGCGTGCACATAAGAGAATTGTCGAAAGTTTCCCAATCAGCCGAATTTATCAGGCACAAATTCCCACTTATCCTTCCGGCTACTGGCTGTTTGGGTTTGCCTCTAAAAAATATCACCCTGTACACGATCTGAATGCAGCTGCATGGAATCTTCTTGGAATCTCTACTCGCTATTACAATACAAAATTACATGCAGGTGCTTTTGCCCTGCCCACTTATGTTGAGGAGCTTTTACACGATGTTGAATAA
- the speA gene encoding Arginine decarboxylase has product MQLDQTKAPLYEALQHFKKMRVVPFDVPGHKRGRGNPELLNFLGKDCVGIDVNSMKPLDNLCHPVSVIRDAEALAADAFHAAHAFFLVNGTTSAVQSMILTACKRGDKIILPRNVHRSSINALVLCGAVPIYVNPEVNHQLGIALGMSVKQVEKAIHENPDAKAVFVNNPTYYGICSDLTAIVKLAHAHGMMVLVDEAHGTHFYFGRRMPVSAMGAGADMAAVSMHKSGGSLTQSSLLLIGPNVSPGYVNQIINLTQTTSASYLLMVSLDISRRNLALSGKGIFRKVQDLAQYAREEINRIGGYYAYSEELVNGDSIFDFDTTKLSIYTLGIGLAGIEVYDILRDEYDIQVEFGDIGNILAYISMGDRVQDLERLVSALSEIARRYRREKTGLLTQEYLPPQVVLSPQEAFYANKISLPLMETKGRVCSEFVMCYPPGIPILAPGERITEDILQYIRYAKEKGCSMTGPEDPKVDHLNVIE; this is encoded by the coding sequence ATGCAGCTTGATCAAACGAAAGCCCCGCTTTATGAGGCTTTACAACACTTTAAAAAAATGCGCGTAGTCCCTTTTGATGTGCCCGGGCATAAAAGAGGCCGCGGAAATCCAGAACTTCTCAATTTTTTAGGAAAAGACTGCGTTGGCATCGATGTCAATTCCATGAAACCGCTGGATAATCTTTGTCACCCAGTCTCAGTGATTCGGGATGCGGAAGCTCTTGCCGCAGATGCTTTTCATGCAGCGCATGCCTTTTTTCTGGTGAACGGTACAACAAGTGCAGTCCAAAGTATGATTTTAACTGCCTGCAAGCGCGGAGATAAAATCATTTTACCGCGCAATGTTCACCGCAGCAGCATTAACGCATTAGTTCTTTGTGGAGCTGTTCCAATTTATGTAAACCCAGAAGTAAATCATCAGCTTGGCATTGCTCTTGGGATGTCGGTTAAACAGGTAGAAAAAGCGATCCATGAAAATCCGGATGCAAAAGCCGTATTTGTCAATAATCCGACCTACTATGGAATTTGCTCTGATTTAACTGCTATCGTAAAGCTTGCACATGCTCATGGCATGATGGTCTTGGTAGATGAAGCCCATGGAACTCATTTTTATTTTGGACGCAGAATGCCTGTCTCTGCCATGGGGGCTGGTGCCGATATGGCAGCTGTTAGTATGCACAAATCCGGCGGCAGCTTAACGCAGAGCTCTCTGTTATTAATCGGGCCGAATGTTAGTCCAGGTTATGTCAACCAAATCATTAATCTGACACAAACAACGAGTGCCTCCTATCTTCTGATGGTGAGCCTCGATATTTCCAGAAGAAATCTGGCCCTTTCCGGTAAAGGAATCTTCCGAAAGGTACAGGATCTTGCCCAATACGCCCGAGAAGAAATCAACCGCATTGGCGGCTATTATGCTTATTCTGAAGAACTGGTAAATGGAGACAGCATTTTCGATTTTGATACTACAAAGCTTTCTATCTATACTTTAGGAATTGGTCTTGCCGGAATCGAAGTTTATGATATCTTACGGGACGAGTACGATATTCAGGTGGAATTCGGAGATATTGGAAATATCTTAGCCTATATCTCCATGGGGGATCGTGTTCAGGATTTGGAGCGTCTTGTCAGCGCGCTCTCCGAAATTGCTCGTCGATATCGCCGGGAAAAAACAGGATTATTAACGCAGGAGTATCTTCCTCCGCAGGTTGTCCTTTCTCCGCAGGAAGCCTTTTATGCGAATAAAATTTCTCTTCCCTTGATGGAAACAAAAGGCCGAGTCTGCAGTGAATTTGTCATGTGCTATCCACCTGGAATTCCGATTTTGGCACCAGGTGAGCGCATTACCGAAGATATTCTGCAATATATTCGTTATGCCAAAGAAAAGGGCTGTTCCATGACCGGCCCGGAAGATCCAAAAGTTGATCACCTCAACGTAATTGAATAG
- a CDS encoding putative EAL domain-containing protein (Evidence 3 : Putative function from multiple computational evidences) — MKEISDSSLRILNELDEIIYLCDPDTFEIEFMNAYSCKIFHVSEKEYHLKKCYEVFAGRTSPCTLCAHMHSEDDPFSVWKYDNEYLGHHFLMQDQIVSFKGKPYRLMITLSLSRSNSLDAVLDTQTNSKNEIISYIDHVNKQKDIDSTSTIQQLLKALKRYYKANFSFTGEIDKKTGNVLQSYLWGKEELRENHIHHILSLKTYQKIILCQKQVFIISNIDSMNYLLPSEITSLKRWHVHSLIFAFFILDNQNYGFLCVINPKNLREGSHLFSNFSYLSKIVLNKLNMTDDLFKANAILSVCPSSYFQFKAKMPFRLIYANDQFFMLRNCTREQAKSEYHNEISGFIEPNDLKKVESIITNLDPVKHSCATFSLRIITRDEKILWLFCSCGISLSKGESIISCIEYDITKQKLAENQLKISEEQLRIALNQVDATIWDYDLASKSIMLIDLSISGQSHPKKIENVPEQGIKSGYIHPDSIKTVRRLYRDVHSGKKTATATYRALGENGTYQWKRVTYTNIFDDSGKPVHAIAISENVSDQMDTLQQYHREEIYRSMINRNRFVSYRINLTQNQVTSYQVEDTMINELSHAKTYNELIADSASRALTSDGRHQIFKTFSKESLQKLFSTGTAAVSCEYQRVNSDGKIIWAKITINLAKNEHSNDLLGFFYIENIDENKKAELALRERAEHDVMTGFYLKDTAIALIEESLSSKHHNRLCALMMIDLDNFKNINDTLGHLYGDKVLTEISRSIRSNFESQTILGRFGGDEFIIFFREIDSTQIVCKKAELFCRLLNKAPEGKSKKKHLYISCSVGIAISMSQEVNFETLFEHADTAMYHAKRNGKNGYHLYTPEDSMKKDLSSYGRENPLHEAIVEDMGLPAIIINPESYQILFLNTKAKSLFDKQPLNFSHCTCYEFFHGRKNPCTPCLLKEKKENQNTITKCLIGKIQRQFYIHFKPITWNGQIACLCLMSARKNDFQILSDFNPEQNTIFKIAKEFQEIEPLSKAIRTVLKDLATYYDAMHTCYLEISEENFRISNFIEWFSNDQSSYSNVFSPQQTTILIKWLSGLEKSVPYCMNDLTRLYAQSPECYAFFHQLGIHFIYILPFRLNQSKIISYLCIFNPSTHLLNFNLVQSLISFFNYRLFCNRIQKNRDYAMYHDAVTGFSNWDNYYRYLLSIDQETFSSVGIVCIIIKDLKQYYIQCGISLGDRLVKKVSERISECFKESKIFRLSKDEFLVLYEDISNDRFTKISSSAENIFQKNFSCFVNMGSIWESYNIHIENLVSTAEDQIVSKQSQPYRLAQTEEKATLHSSLAYQWLQKALEKRMFHVFLQPQATLSDGTICGAEALIRYIHPEFGVIPPNKFIPLLEKSHLVHYIDFYVFRTVCETLRQWKEKGRRLIGISLNFSRTTLLQMDLIPTLKNICKEYGVNPQQIMIEITESFGDINSSTITEISKNLQKEGFRIALDDFGAKYSGIAMLSTVKLDELKFDRGFINTLSNNPAAQSLTKFIISFCENLKIGSVAEGVEHLEQARILKSLGCQKIQGYLLNKPIPIDLFEQKYS, encoded by the coding sequence ATGAAAGAAATATCTGATTCCTCACTGCGGATATTAAACGAATTAGATGAAATTATTTACCTCTGTGACCCAGATACTTTTGAAATTGAATTTATGAATGCTTACAGTTGTAAAATTTTCCATGTCTCAGAGAAAGAATATCATCTTAAAAAATGCTATGAGGTCTTTGCGGGACGCACAAGTCCCTGTACTCTCTGCGCGCATATGCACTCAGAAGATGATCCTTTTTCTGTCTGGAAATATGATAATGAATACCTTGGCCACCACTTTTTGATGCAAGACCAGATTGTATCCTTTAAAGGAAAACCTTATCGTCTGATGATAACCTTAAGCCTTTCAAGGTCAAACTCCCTAGATGCTGTGCTTGATACACAAACGAATTCCAAAAATGAAATTATATCATACATTGACCATGTGAACAAACAGAAAGATATCGATTCTACTTCTACAATCCAGCAACTTTTAAAAGCACTGAAACGTTACTATAAAGCCAATTTTAGTTTTACTGGCGAAATCGATAAAAAGACAGGCAATGTTTTGCAGTCTTACCTTTGGGGAAAAGAGGAGCTGCGGGAAAATCATATTCATCACATTCTCTCCCTGAAAACATATCAAAAAATCATCTTGTGTCAAAAGCAAGTATTTATAATTTCAAATATTGATTCTATGAACTATCTTTTGCCAAGCGAAATTACTTCTCTTAAAAGATGGCATGTTCACAGTTTGATTTTCGCATTCTTTATTTTGGATAACCAAAACTATGGCTTTCTTTGTGTAATAAATCCTAAGAACCTTCGTGAAGGCTCACATCTGTTTTCAAATTTTTCGTATCTGTCTAAAATTGTTTTAAATAAATTAAATATGACAGATGATCTCTTTAAAGCCAACGCCATTCTTTCGGTTTGCCCTAGCTCTTATTTTCAATTTAAAGCAAAAATGCCTTTTCGGCTGATTTATGCGAATGACCAGTTTTTTATGCTTCGAAATTGCACCAGAGAACAGGCAAAATCCGAATACCATAATGAAATCTCTGGATTTATTGAGCCAAACGATCTAAAAAAGGTTGAATCCATCATCACGAATCTGGACCCAGTAAAACACTCTTGTGCAACCTTTTCTCTTCGAATTATTACGAGAGATGAAAAAATTCTCTGGCTTTTCTGCAGCTGTGGGATCTCTTTGAGCAAAGGAGAAAGCATTATTAGCTGCATTGAATATGATATCACAAAACAGAAGTTGGCAGAAAATCAATTAAAAATCAGTGAAGAGCAGCTCCGTATTGCTTTAAATCAGGTCGACGCCACAATTTGGGACTATGATCTTGCAAGCAAATCCATTATGCTGATTGACTTGTCCATTTCCGGTCAATCACATCCGAAAAAGATTGAAAATGTTCCTGAACAGGGAATTAAAAGCGGCTATATTCATCCGGACAGTATTAAAACCGTGCGGCGGCTTTATCGTGACGTTCATTCCGGTAAAAAAACAGCCACAGCTACTTATCGCGCTCTTGGAGAAAACGGAACTTATCAATGGAAACGAGTTACATATACCAATATTTTCGACGACTCTGGAAAACCGGTTCATGCGATTGCTATCTCAGAAAACGTCTCTGACCAAATGGATACCTTGCAGCAATACCACCGGGAAGAAATTTATCGTAGTATGATTAACCGTAATCGATTTGTCTCTTACCGAATCAATTTGACTCAAAATCAGGTTACCAGCTATCAGGTTGAAGACACCATGATCAATGAACTGAGCCATGCCAAAACTTACAACGAACTAATTGCAGATAGTGCTTCTCGCGCCCTGACCTCAGACGGACGCCACCAAATTTTTAAAACTTTCAGCAAAGAATCCCTCCAAAAACTTTTTAGCACCGGAACAGCTGCCGTTTCTTGTGAATATCAGCGTGTAAATTCCGATGGAAAAATCATTTGGGCAAAAATCACAATCAATTTAGCAAAAAATGAGCATTCAAATGATCTTTTGGGATTTTTTTATATTGAAAATATTGATGAAAATAAAAAAGCAGAACTCGCACTTCGTGAACGTGCAGAACACGATGTGATGACTGGATTCTATTTAAAAGATACAGCGATTGCTCTAATTGAAGAATCTCTCAGTTCAAAGCACCACAACCGTCTTTGTGCTCTGATGATGATAGATCTAGATAATTTTAAAAATATTAATGATACATTAGGCCACCTTTATGGAGATAAGGTTTTAACAGAAATTTCGCGTTCCATCCGCTCCAATTTTGAATCACAAACAATTTTAGGGAGATTTGGTGGAGACGAATTTATTATCTTTTTCCGAGAGATCGATTCTACCCAAATAGTCTGCAAAAAAGCAGAACTCTTCTGCAGACTATTGAACAAAGCGCCTGAAGGCAAAAGCAAAAAAAAGCATCTTTATATTTCGTGTTCCGTTGGAATTGCAATATCTATGTCTCAAGAAGTAAATTTTGAAACACTATTTGAGCATGCAGATACTGCAATGTATCATGCAAAACGCAATGGGAAAAATGGATATCACCTATATACTCCTGAAGATTCCATGAAAAAAGATCTGTCTTCTTATGGACGAGAAAATCCACTGCATGAAGCTATTGTTGAAGATATGGGGCTTCCTGCAATTATTATTAATCCTGAATCTTACCAAATTCTTTTTCTCAACACAAAAGCAAAATCTCTTTTTGATAAACAGCCCCTTAATTTTTCCCATTGTACTTGTTACGAATTTTTTCATGGCCGTAAAAATCCATGTACTCCTTGTCTGCTAAAAGAAAAAAAAGAGAATCAAAACACTATTACAAAATGTCTAATTGGAAAAATTCAGCGACAGTTTTATATTCACTTTAAACCAATTACATGGAATGGTCAAATAGCTTGTCTATGTTTGATGAGTGCACGAAAAAATGATTTTCAGATTTTATCAGATTTTAATCCTGAACAGAATACCATTTTCAAAATTGCAAAAGAATTTCAAGAAATTGAACCTCTTTCTAAAGCAATTCGTACGGTCTTAAAAGATCTTGCAACCTATTACGACGCAATGCATACCTGTTATCTGGAAATTTCTGAAGAAAATTTTAGGATTTCTAACTTTATTGAATGGTTCTCCAACGATCAGTCTTCTTATTCCAATGTTTTTTCTCCTCAACAAACTACAATTTTGATCAAATGGCTCTCTGGATTGGAAAAGTCAGTTCCTTACTGTATGAACGATCTCACCAGGCTTTATGCGCAATCTCCAGAATGCTATGCTTTCTTTCACCAATTAGGAATCCATTTTATTTATATTCTTCCTTTTCGACTGAATCAATCAAAAATCATCTCTTATCTCTGTATTTTTAATCCTTCCACTCACTTATTAAATTTTAACTTGGTACAATCTCTGATTTCATTTTTTAACTACCGGCTTTTTTGCAACCGTATTCAAAAAAATCGGGACTACGCTATGTATCATGATGCGGTTACTGGATTTTCAAATTGGGATAACTATTATCGCTATCTTTTATCCATTGACCAAGAAACTTTTTCTTCTGTAGGAATTGTCTGTATTATCATCAAAGATCTAAAACAGTATTACATCCAATGCGGAATTTCTCTTGGTGATCGTCTTGTTAAAAAAGTCTCAGAAAGAATCTCGGAATGCTTTAAAGAATCTAAAATTTTTCGACTTTCTAAGGATGAATTTTTAGTTCTGTATGAAGATATTTCCAATGATCGTTTTACCAAAATCTCTTCGTCCGCAGAAAACATTTTTCAAAAAAATTTTTCTTGCTTCGTAAATATGGGGTCCATTTGGGAAAGCTATAATATTCATATTGAAAATCTCGTTTCAACTGCAGAAGATCAAATCGTTTCCAAACAGAGTCAACCATATCGTCTGGCACAAACGGAAGAAAAAGCCACATTACACTCATCATTAGCTTATCAATGGCTTCAGAAAGCACTTGAAAAAAGGATGTTTCATGTTTTTCTTCAGCCACAGGCAACCCTTTCCGATGGCACCATCTGTGGAGCCGAAGCGTTGATTCGCTATATTCACCCTGAATTTGGAGTAATTCCCCCAAATAAATTTATTCCCCTTTTGGAAAAAAGTCATTTAGTTCACTACATTGACTTTTATGTATTTCGTACAGTCTGTGAGACATTAAGGCAGTGGAAAGAAAAAGGGCGCCGTTTAATTGGAATTTCTCTCAATTTTTCGCGCACCACACTGCTGCAAATGGATTTGATTCCTACTCTTAAAAATATTTGTAAGGAATACGGAGTTAATCCACAACAAATCATGATTGAAATAACCGAATCGTTTGGGGACATTAATTCCAGTACAATCACTGAAATCAGTAAAAATTTGCAAAAAGAAGGATTTCGGATTGCATTGGACGATTTTGGAGCCAAATATTCCGGTATTGCAATGTTATCAACAGTAAAATTAGACGAACTTAAATTTGATCGCGGCTTTATTAATACACTCAGTAATAATCCGGCTGCACAGTCTTTGACTAAATTTATTATTAGTTTCTGCGAAAATCTTAAAATAGGCAGCGTTGCTGAGGGAGTCGAACACTTGGAACAGGCACGAATTCTGAAAAGTCTTGGCTGCCAAAAAATACAGGGCTACTTGCTGAATAAGCCAATCCCTATTGATTTATTTGAACAAAAATATTCTTAA
- the speB gene encoding agmatinase (Evidence 2a : Function from experimental evidences in other organisms; PubMedId : 9723923, 10931887, 24678831, 28807600, 28291380; Product type e : enzyme), with amino-acid sequence MLNKNVETFLACDSPYENAKMVLYGAPFDSTTSFRPGARFGSSAIRHESFGLETYSPYQEKDLLDCSVFDSGDLELCFGDPELALGEIENRAKIILEDGKLPFLLGGEHLVTLGAMRAVAQKYPDLCIVHFDAHTDLRDDYLGAKLSHACVLRRCWEILGDNRIFQFGIRSGDRSEFSWGASHVETHKFNLGGLKETLKKLKGRPIYFTLDLDVLDPACFPGTGTPEAGGIFFPELLHAIEEIGQDANVVACDVNELCPSLDQSGASTALACKIVRELLLALS; translated from the coding sequence ATGTTGAATAAAAATGTAGAAACGTTTCTGGCATGTGACAGTCCTTACGAAAATGCCAAAATGGTGCTCTATGGAGCACCATTTGATTCCACCACTTCTTTTCGTCCGGGTGCACGTTTCGGCAGCAGTGCAATCCGACATGAATCTTTTGGGCTTGAAACATACAGTCCTTATCAGGAAAAAGATCTGCTTGACTGTTCCGTTTTTGACAGCGGCGATCTGGAACTCTGCTTTGGCGATCCCGAACTTGCCCTTGGAGAAATCGAAAACCGCGCTAAAATTATTTTGGAAGACGGGAAACTTCCCTTTTTGCTGGGTGGAGAACATCTCGTAACACTCGGTGCTATGCGTGCCGTAGCACAAAAATATCCTGATCTTTGTATTGTGCACTTCGATGCGCACACTGATCTGCGGGATGACTATCTGGGCGCTAAGCTTTCTCATGCCTGTGTTTTGCGCCGCTGTTGGGAAATCTTAGGGGACAATCGCATCTTCCAGTTTGGAATTCGTTCCGGCGACCGCAGCGAATTTTCATGGGGTGCTTCTCATGTAGAAACCCATAAGTTTAACCTAGGCGGCCTTAAAGAAACGCTTAAGAAACTAAAGGGGCGTCCCATTTACTTTACTCTAGATCTGGATGTCCTGGATCCGGCTTGCTTCCCGGGAACAGGAACCCCGGAAGCCGGCGGAATCTTTTTTCCTGAACTGCTTCATGCTATCGAAGAAATTGGACAAGATGCTAATGTCGTCGCCTGTGATGTAAATGAGCTTTGCCCAAGTCTGGACCAAAGCGGCGCTTCCACTGCGCTTGCCTGCAAAATTGTACGTGAGCTATTGTTGGCTCTCTCTTGA
- a CDS encoding N-acetylglucosamine-6-phosphate deacetylase: MVLKNGEFFAEDFSIVKGDIEFQNGIITNIGKSLEGEQIDCSGCLIAPGFIDLHVHGCGGYDVCDKDSQSVTKMAHWLAQHGIVAFCPATMTMPHSSILNALQKIKKTMDLPQKEGAQILGAYLEGPFISAEKKGMQQEENIKRPNFSLFREYWESSGHSIRIACLAPEEPGAEQFAAFAQNFCSLSIAHSAADYEEAKEAFLWGIHHVTHLFNGMNEFHHRAPGVVGAVWDTPNITAELICDGIHIHPSVLRAAFRLLRKEQSCVISDSMCAAGMPDGTYEFGGQKVIVKEHKAVLSDGTLAGSVTNLLEEVQNLIRFGIPLSRIIRSVTLNPASVLGEDQKRGSIQIGKRADFTILKKAGFSLAYTICNGEIVARSFHI; the protein is encoded by the coding sequence ATGGTCTTAAAAAATGGGGAGTTTTTTGCAGAGGATTTTTCAATCGTGAAAGGGGATATTGAGTTTCAGAACGGCATCATTACAAACATTGGAAAGTCGTTGGAAGGAGAGCAGATAGACTGTAGTGGATGCCTGATTGCCCCTGGATTTATTGATCTGCATGTTCACGGCTGCGGCGGCTATGATGTGTGTGATAAGGATTCTCAGAGTGTGACAAAAATGGCACATTGGCTGGCTCAGCATGGAATTGTAGCTTTTTGCCCTGCTACCATGACAATGCCGCATTCATCAATTTTAAATGCTCTGCAGAAAATTAAAAAAACAATGGATTTGCCGCAGAAAGAGGGTGCTCAAATTTTGGGTGCCTATTTGGAAGGCCCTTTTATTAGCGCGGAGAAAAAAGGCATGCAGCAGGAAGAAAATATTAAAAGGCCAAACTTTTCGCTTTTTAGAGAATATTGGGAGTCTTCCGGCCACTCGATTCGAATTGCCTGCCTTGCGCCGGAAGAGCCAGGTGCCGAACAGTTTGCTGCTTTTGCACAAAATTTTTGTTCGCTCAGTATTGCTCATTCGGCGGCTGATTATGAAGAGGCGAAAGAGGCATTTTTATGGGGGATTCATCATGTGACACACCTTTTTAATGGGATGAATGAATTTCATCACAGGGCACCGGGAGTGGTTGGTGCTGTGTGGGATACTCCCAACATTACAGCGGAATTGATTTGTGATGGCATTCACATTCATCCTTCTGTATTACGAGCGGCATTTCGCCTTCTCAGAAAAGAGCAGAGCTGCGTGATCAGTGACAGTATGTGTGCGGCGGGTATGCCGGACGGAACTTATGAATTCGGCGGGCAAAAGGTGATCGTGAAGGAACATAAAGCGGTACTTTCGGATGGAACTTTAGCAGGTTCCGTTACAAATTTATTGGAAGAAGTGCAAAATCTGATTCGGTTCGGAATTCCGCTTTCTCGGATTATTCGGAGTGTGACACTTAACCCGGCTTCTGTACTTGGAGAAGATCAGAAACGCGGCAGTATTCAAATTGGAAAACGTGCTGATTTTACCATTTTGAAGAAAGCGGGATTTTCACTTGCGTATACCATTTGTAATGGGGAGATTGTAGCCCGTTCCTTTCATATATAA
- the speD gene encoding S-adenosylmethionine decarboxylase (Evidence 2a : Function from experimental evidences in other organisms; PubMedId : 2181453, 3546296; Product type e : enzyme): protein MAEKITLYGFNNLTKSLSFNIYDVCYAKSPREQKDYIAYINKQYNSERLTKILMHLTEMIGAHVLSLSKQDYKPQGASVTLLIAEETMIPASDTVVAHLDKSHVTVHTYPEYHPESCLATFRVDIDVATCGKITPLSTLDYLIGSFDSDIITMDYRVRGFTRDVTGKKLFMDHPMTSIQNYIDPKTLLRYDAIDINVYEANLFHTKMLIKDIDLQNYLFNTDVYELPPKERLSIMSRLRREMIEIFSGRNIY from the coding sequence ATGGCCGAAAAAATCACTTTATATGGATTTAACAATCTCACAAAATCTTTAAGTTTCAATATTTATGATGTTTGTTATGCAAAAAGCCCCAGAGAACAAAAAGATTATATTGCTTATATTAACAAACAATATAATTCAGAACGTCTAACAAAAATTTTAATGCATCTAACAGAAATGATCGGTGCGCATGTACTAAGTCTTTCTAAACAAGATTATAAACCTCAGGGAGCAAGTGTGACTCTGCTAATTGCCGAAGAAACCATGATTCCGGCAAGTGATACCGTTGTTGCCCACCTTGATAAAAGTCATGTAACGGTCCATACCTATCCTGAATATCATCCGGAATCATGTCTTGCAACTTTTCGAGTTGACATTGACGTTGCCACCTGTGGAAAAATCACACCTCTTTCCACTTTGGATTATTTGATTGGTTCTTTTGATTCCGATATTATCACAATGGATTACCGGGTACGAGGCTTTACAAGAGATGTAACCGGAAAAAAACTTTTTATGGATCACCCAATGACTTCCATTCAAAACTATATTGATCCAAAGACCCTGCTACGATATGATGCAATCGATATTAATGTCTACGAAGCAAATCTTTTTCACACAAAGATGCTAATTAAAGACATTGATCTGCAAAACTATCTTTTCAACACAGATGTCTATGAACTTCCTCCAAAAGAACGCCTCTCTATCATGAGCCGACTTCGTCGGGAAATGATCGAAATCTTCAGCGGGCGCAATATTTACTGA